One genomic segment of Novisyntrophococcus fermenticellae includes these proteins:
- a CDS encoding YbaB/EbfC family nucleoid-associated protein, with protein MAKRGGFPGGMGMPGNMNNLMKQAQKMQKQMEENQKTLEEKAFTASAGGGAVEVTISGKKEITKVKLAEEVVDPDDIEMLEDLIMAACNEALRQVEEESATMMSKMTGGLGGMGGGIPF; from the coding sequence ATGGCAAAAAGAGGCGGATTTCCGGGTGGCATGGGTATGCCTGGCAATATGAACAATCTGATGAAGCAGGCTCAGAAGATGCAAAAGCAGATGGAAGAGAACCAGAAAACTCTGGAGGAAAAAGCGTTTACTGCATCTGCCGGCGGCGGTGCGGTTGAAGTTACAATTTCAGGAAAAAAAGAGATTACAAAGGTGAAGCTGGCTGAAGAGGTAGTGGACCCGGACGATATTGAAATGCTGGAGGACCTCATTATGGCGGCCTGCAATGAAGCACTGCGCCAGGTGGAAGAGGAATCCGCCACTATGATGTCCAAGATGACAGGAGGTCTCGGCGGCATGGGCGGAGGCATACCCTTCTGA
- the recR gene encoding recombination mediator RecR, producing the protein MDYYSSHINRLIEQFSRLPGIGTKSAQRLAFHIIHMPKDQVKQLTEAIQGARENVQYCKECCTLTDQETCPICSNPKRDHKQIMVVENTRDLAAYEKTGKFEGVYHVLHGAISPMLGIGPDDIKLKELMQRLQGEVEEVIIATNSSLEGETTAMYISKLIKPTGIRVTRIASGVPVGGDLEYIDEVTLLRALEGRVEL; encoded by the coding sequence ATGGATTATTATAGCAGTCATATTAACCGATTGATTGAACAGTTCTCGCGACTTCCGGGAATCGGAACCAAGTCGGCTCAGCGTTTGGCTTTTCACATCATTCATATGCCGAAAGACCAGGTAAAGCAGTTGACGGAAGCGATCCAGGGAGCCAGGGAAAATGTGCAGTATTGTAAGGAATGCTGTACGCTTACAGATCAGGAAACCTGTCCGATCTGCAGTAACCCCAAGCGTGACCATAAGCAGATTATGGTGGTAGAGAATACCAGAGATCTGGCTGCCTATGAGAAGACAGGCAAATTCGAAGGGGTGTACCATGTCCTGCACGGAGCCATATCGCCGATGCTGGGAATTGGTCCGGATGATATTAAACTCAAGGAGTTGATGCAGAGGCTTCAGGGAGAGGTGGAGGAGGTCATTATTGCGACCAATTCCAGCCTGGAGGGAGAGACCACAGCGATGTATATCAGCAAATTAATCAAACCTACCGGAATCAGGGTAACCAGAATTGCGAGCGGGGTTCCGGTGGGAGGAGATTTGGAGTATATAGATGAAGTTACCCTGCTCCGTGCACTCGAAGGAAGGGTGGAACTTTAA
- the fsa gene encoding fructose-6-phosphate aldolase, protein MKFFIDTANVEDIRKANDMGVICGVTTNPSLIAKEGRDFNEVIKEITSIVDGPISGEVKATTTDAEGMIKEGREIAAIHPNMVVKIPMTVEGLKACKVLSSEGIKTNVTLIFSSNQALLAARAGASYVSPFLGRLDDINVRGVDLIAEISEMFAVAGIDTEIIAASVRNTIHVTDCALAGADIATVPYKVIEQMTKHPLTDAGIAKFQADYKAVFGE, encoded by the coding sequence ATGAAATTTTTTATTGATACTGCCAATGTAGAGGACATCAGAAAAGCAAATGACATGGGAGTTATCTGTGGTGTTACCACAAATCCGTCATTGATTGCAAAAGAAGGGAGAGATTTTAATGAAGTTATAAAAGAAATCACTTCTATCGTGGATGGACCAATCAGCGGTGAGGTAAAGGCAACGACAACAGATGCAGAAGGTATGATCAAAGAGGGACGTGAAATCGCAGCCATTCATCCAAATATGGTTGTTAAAATCCCGATGACTGTAGAAGGGTTAAAGGCCTGTAAAGTCTTAAGCTCTGAAGGTATCAAGACGAATGTCACTCTGATTTTCTCCTCAAACCAGGCACTTCTGGCGGCGAGAGCCGGAGCATCCTATGTTTCTCCCTTCCTTGGACGTCTGGATGATATTAACGTAAGAGGTGTGGATCTGATTGCGGAAATCAGTGAGATGTTTGCGGTTGCAGGTATTGATACCGAAATTATCGCGGCCAGCGTACGTAATACGATCCATGTAACAGACTGTGCTCTGGCAGGGGCGGATATTGCTACCGTTCCTTATAAAGTAATTGAACAGATGACCAAACATCCGCTGACAGACGCCGGCATCGCAAAGTTCCAGGCCGACTACAAAGCTGTATTTGGTGAATAA
- a CDS encoding transketolase — protein sequence MNTLELQKTANEVRKGIITAVHGAKAGHPGGSLSAADIFTYLYFEELNIDPEDPRKPDRDRFVLSKGHTSPGLYSVLAERGYLPKEDLPTFRHLGSYLQGHPDMKHIPGVDMTSGSLGQGVSAAVGMALSAKLSDDSYRVYALLGDGELQEGQVWEAAMFAGARKLDNLVLIVDNNGLQIDGAVSDICTPYPIDKKFEAFNFHVIRLEDGNDMDQVRAAFKEAQTVKGMPSVIVAKTVKGKGVSFMEGQVGWHGKAPNDEEYATAMADLEKAGEVLCQK from the coding sequence ATGAACACATTAGAGCTTCAAAAGACTGCCAACGAGGTTCGGAAGGGAATCATAACTGCAGTACATGGTGCAAAAGCAGGGCATCCAGGAGGATCTCTGTCAGCAGCTGATATTTTCACATATTTATATTTTGAAGAGCTGAATATTGATCCGGAAGACCCGAGAAAGCCGGATCGTGACCGGTTTGTTCTTTCAAAGGGACATACATCCCCGGGATTGTATTCTGTATTAGCTGAAAGGGGCTACCTTCCCAAAGAGGATCTTCCGACATTCCGCCATCTGGGATCCTATCTTCAGGGACATCCGGACATGAAGCATATCCCGGGCGTGGACATGACCAGTGGTTCTCTCGGACAGGGAGTTTCAGCAGCAGTAGGGATGGCTTTGTCTGCAAAGCTTTCCGATGACAGCTATAGGGTATATGCTCTTCTGGGAGATGGTGAACTTCAGGAAGGGCAGGTCTGGGAGGCAGCCATGTTTGCAGGCGCCCGTAAGCTGGACAACCTGGTACTGATTGTAGATAACAACGGACTTCAGATAGATGGAGCAGTGTCGGACATCTGTACCCCTTATCCGATTGATAAGAAGTTTGAAGCATTTAACTTCCATGTAATCAGGCTTGAGGATGGTAATGACATGGATCAGGTTCGTGCGGCATTTAAGGAGGCCCAAACTGTAAAAGGCATGCCCTCTGTTATCGTCGCAAAGACAGTAAAGGGAAAAGGTGTTTCCTTCATGGAAGGGCAGGTAGGCTGGCACGGAAAGGCTCCGAATGATGAGGAATATGCGACAGCCATGGCAGATTTGGAAAAGGCAGGTGAAGTGTTATGTCAGAAGTAA
- a CDS encoding transketolase family protein, producing MSEVKKIATRVSYGNALVELGRKHDNLVVLDADLAAATQTAIFKKEFPKRHIDCGIAECNMMGIAAGISTTGKIPFASSFAMFAAGRAFEQVRNSIGYPHLNVKIGATHAGISVGEDGATHQCNEDIALMRTIPGMTIINPSDDVEARAAVQAAYEMEGPVYLRFGRLAVPVINDGPDYKFELGKGVVLKEGKDLTIVATGLCVSEALEAAKKLADEGVDAKVINIHTIKPLDEELIVAAAKETGKVVTVEEHSVIGGLGSAVCDALSANAPTPVLKIGVQDVFGESGAAVKLLEKYGLDAQGIYKQIKDWIE from the coding sequence ATGTCAGAAGTAAAGAAAATTGCAACCAGAGTAAGTTATGGGAATGCCCTTGTGGAACTGGGCAGAAAACACGATAATTTAGTTGTTCTGGATGCTGATCTTGCAGCAGCGACACAGACTGCTATCTTCAAAAAAGAGTTTCCCAAACGTCACATTGACTGCGGTATTGCAGAGTGTAATATGATGGGAATCGCAGCAGGTATCTCAACTACGGGGAAAATTCCTTTTGCCAGTTCTTTTGCTATGTTTGCAGCAGGACGTGCGTTTGAACAGGTTCGGAACTCAATCGGTTACCCGCATTTGAACGTAAAAATCGGAGCTACTCATGCAGGAATCTCTGTTGGTGAAGATGGTGCGACACACCAGTGTAATGAAGATATTGCTCTGATGCGTACCATACCGGGTATGACTATCATCAACCCCTCAGATGATGTGGAAGCAAGGGCGGCTGTGCAGGCGGCGTATGAGATGGAAGGGCCGGTCTATCTTCGCTTCGGACGTCTGGCAGTTCCGGTAATCAATGATGGACCGGACTATAAGTTTGAACTCGGAAAAGGTGTCGTATTAAAAGAAGGTAAGGATCTTACGATCGTTGCCACAGGCCTTTGTGTATCGGAAGCCCTTGAAGCCGCAAAAAAACTGGCGGATGAAGGTGTGGATGCAAAAGTAATTAACATTCATACAATCAAACCTCTGGATGAAGAACTGATCGTGGCTGCGGCTAAGGAAACCGGCAAAGTGGTAACTGTAGAGGAGCATTCTGTTATTGGAGGCTTAGGAAGTGCAGTCTGCGATGCATTGAGTGCCAATGCGCCAACTCCAGTCTTAAAGATAGGCGTTCAGGATGTATTCGGAGAATCCGGAGCGGCGGTAAAGCTTCTGGAAAAATACGGATTGGATGCACAGGGAATTTATAAACAGATTAAAGACTGGATTGAATAA
- the yyaC gene encoding spore protease YyaC: MFRKSKNETCYVNSKTEQASAEIGNALEYYISHIDLLWSELIFLCIGSDRITGDCLGPLIGNQLNRTPKRPYTVYGTLDYPVHALNLQEIMKDIQYAHPHGLIIAIDASLGSSSHQGCVCVGKGAILPGAGVSKNLPAVGHIFITGIVNQTGVSPHLLLSSTRLSDVMQMADLISQGILQTCYIKDLTHKAMTSVPEVYFCTN; encoded by the coding sequence ATGTTTCGAAAATCAAAAAACGAGACTTGTTACGTAAATTCTAAGACAGAACAAGCCAGTGCCGAAATTGGGAATGCTCTGGAATATTATATATCTCATATTGATTTATTATGGAGCGAATTGATATTTCTATGTATCGGCAGTGACCGGATCACAGGAGACTGTCTCGGTCCATTAATCGGAAATCAGCTTAATCGGACTCCAAAGCGACCCTATACGGTCTATGGTACATTAGATTATCCAGTACACGCCCTGAATTTGCAGGAAATAATGAAAGATATACAGTATGCGCATCCTCATGGATTGATTATTGCCATCGATGCTTCTTTAGGATCTTCTTCCCATCAGGGGTGCGTCTGTGTCGGAAAAGGAGCAATTCTTCCGGGTGCGGGAGTCAGCAAAAATCTCCCCGCAGTAGGACATATCTTCATAACAGGAATTGTAAATCAGACCGGAGTTTCTCCGCATCTGCTCCTTTCCAGCACCCGACTGTCTGACGTAATGCAGATGGCCGATTTGATCAGTCAGGGGATTTTACAAACCTGTTATATAAAAGATCTGACCCATAAGGCAATGACATCCGTTCCGGAAGTATATTTCTGCACAAACTAG
- a CDS encoding LysM peptidoglycan-binding domain-containing protein, with the protein MIEIVYKEDKKEANGNEEFFYLPKNIRQIGEVGGARKIYMEDYVYTFLKRMSADREGAGHAAILLGRYKWAEGKSYLFIQSAIELQSMEVSLEHMQFTDKIWGEVHDTMEQYFKGQEILGWTLSLPGFSFEINDVILKTHLNHFAGNDKVLLLMEPTEKEEIFYYYENGRLQKEGGYYIYYEKNELMQEYMIATGKNRSIEETEKIPDRAVNNFRKVLEQKHDSKEDSDDKTGHNMVYTLAACVAVAILAVGFTYARDAGALPGVLSRFNNSQDVGITAAVSDSNQGETSMSDEEVNAAEQENEQQSSSDSNSTSLSGDREEAVPTVEPTANPTPTPPAATTPGNPNVENNTAQTSGGVAKTREYTVQKGDTLSKICMAAYGNMTMIQQICDLNNLENAELIYEGQKLILPQ; encoded by the coding sequence ATGATTGAAATCGTTTATAAGGAAGACAAAAAAGAGGCAAATGGAAATGAAGAATTTTTCTATCTGCCGAAGAACATCAGACAAATAGGTGAAGTGGGGGGAGCACGAAAGATTTATATGGAGGACTATGTCTACACCTTTTTGAAACGTATGAGTGCAGACAGAGAGGGAGCCGGACATGCAGCTATACTACTGGGGAGATATAAATGGGCGGAAGGAAAGTCCTACCTGTTTATACAAAGTGCCATAGAATTACAAAGTATGGAAGTCAGTCTGGAGCATATGCAATTTACGGACAAGATTTGGGGAGAAGTCCATGACACCATGGAGCAATACTTTAAAGGACAAGAAATCCTGGGATGGACTTTAAGCCTGCCCGGGTTTAGCTTTGAAATTAATGATGTAATACTGAAGACACATCTGAATCATTTTGCAGGGAATGACAAGGTGCTTCTATTGATGGAGCCCACGGAGAAAGAAGAAATCTTTTATTATTATGAAAATGGAAGGCTGCAAAAAGAAGGCGGGTATTACATTTATTATGAGAAAAACGAGTTGATGCAGGAGTACATGATTGCAACCGGGAAAAATCGTTCTATTGAAGAAACGGAAAAAATTCCCGACAGAGCTGTCAATAACTTCAGGAAGGTATTAGAACAAAAGCATGATTCCAAGGAAGACTCCGATGACAAAACCGGGCACAATATGGTATATACCCTTGCAGCATGTGTTGCAGTGGCTATACTGGCGGTTGGATTTACCTATGCCAGAGATGCGGGTGCCCTTCCTGGAGTGTTAAGCAGATTCAACAATTCACAGGATGTGGGAATAACAGCTGCGGTCTCGGATTCAAATCAGGGAGAAACAAGCATGTCAGATGAAGAGGTGAACGCAGCAGAACAAGAAAATGAGCAGCAATCTTCATCTGACAGCAATAGCACGAGCCTTTCCGGAGACAGAGAAGAGGCCGTTCCAACGGTTGAACCTACTGCAAATCCCACGCCGACACCTCCAGCTGCAACTACTCCGGGGAATCCAAACGTGGAAAACAATACTGCTCAAACCTCCGGTGGGGTAGCAAAGACCAGAGAATATACTGTTCAAAAAGGCGATACCTTAAGCAAAATCTGTATGGCTGCTTACGGCAATATGACCATGATTCAGCAGATATGTGATTTGAATAACCTTGAAAATGCCGAGCTAATTTATGAGGGGCAGAAATTAATACTCCCACAATAA